Proteins from one Ahaetulla prasina isolate Xishuangbanna chromosome 2, ASM2864084v1, whole genome shotgun sequence genomic window:
- the ATP5ME gene encoding ATP synthase subunit e, mitochondrial yields the protein MIAPVEVSPLIKFCRYSALVLGIIYGAKRYAYLKPIAAEDRRIEAEEKAKREELKRIAKALEEAQESILK from the exons ATGATTGCCCCGGTGGAGGTTTCTCCGCTCATCAAG TTCTGCAGATACTCCGCACTGGTGTTGGGAATCATTTATGGAGCAAAAAGATATG CCTATTTAAAGCCTATTGCTGCAGAGGATAGGAGAATAGAAGCAGAGGAAAAAGCAAAACGGGAGGAATTGAAAAGAATTGCAAAAGCATTGGAAGAAG